In Lacerta agilis isolate rLacAgi1 chromosome 1, rLacAgi1.pri, whole genome shotgun sequence, the following proteins share a genomic window:
- the LOC117055682 gene encoding lymphoid-restricted membrane protein-like: MNYTSSTSSQGMLLSGNASSSGDEFVANNMSLFANYLEDDLINIAFEVCSTKETEGVPAYDFIKYLEDMTGHSLENGKMLTLYNMLDPKRQNVLVDRETFHETMKEWIAICCQDFISETEVDKFTTTTNRNLHCNDMMSFLSDEDADIYEGKPGDSEVDISK; this comes from the exons ATGAATTACACATCAAGTACTTCTTCTCAAGGCATGCTGTTATCAG GAAATGCCAGCTCTTCAGGTGATGAATTTGTAGCGAACAACATGTCACTCTTTGCTAATTACTTGGAAGATGATTTAATCAACATTGCTTTTGAAGTTTGCAGTACTAAAGAAACAG AAGGTGTACCTGCATATGATTTTATAAAGTATTTGGAGGATATGACTGGGCATAGCCTTGAGAATGGTAAAATGCTCACGCTCTACAACATGCTGGACCCAAAAAGGCAAAATGTTCTTGTTGACAGAGAAACATTTCATGAAACTATGAAAGAATGGATAGCCATATGCTGTCAAGATTT caTTTCAGAAACAGAAGTTGACAAGTTTACCACTACCACTAACAGAAATTTGCATTGCAATG ATATGATGTCCTTCTTATCTGATGAGGATGCTGACATATATGAAGGAAAACCTGGAGATTCTGAAGTGGACATTTCCAAGTAA
- the LOC117056380 gene encoding uncharacterized protein LOC117056380 — protein MNKKMTAQLLEMQKVMELSEESYLQLTDDIVELRGRLASMQKPLENYKYIWRELEDTKNKMASLHEENGVIRKCVASLKESVKSLGIKLVSLEENTKAHEERNTFVFEALLFLRSREHFKNFLLEIVSQKDSMLQALMGEIELKQKMGHLLVTVLQTLANLCPFIENWNKVLQRLETFLEGPQLWMKSPRLNVEHHEEEELGETNEQLEQSTLEAEFQASTNCMMNCDSCCFERANIRTSKEYCGANLSKKALQNVDAITFSNQTLTQTPEKDQILVQCQTWKKLLGGKKCWNPEGRLEAILEISKILANDKNTVLNEKKESRKEEHKIQPEQKGNLAAAIKLKELVLRILKDLCEGVSESNVTNLYAQQMIKVLQLWISEGEGNFLFQENSKETKENFQMDKRMPNFTQSAEPTKCEELNHSSDSVTFVGMKNELPHCFSMAHQCSAHQEDNNRMSDEKYSEMEKPALLMKNRKPSKIYQIPRTGLEIKVIEELSISCHSELNYRKVLISPHRFVYFLVGNNSLQS, from the exons ATGAATAAGAAAATGACTGCGCAATTACTGGAAATGCAGAAAGTAATGGAGTTGTCTGAGGAGTCCTATCTGCAATTGACAGATGATATTGTAGAGCTGAGAGGCAGACTGGCAAG catgcagaAGCCTTTAGAAAACTACAAATATATATGGCGTGAACTTGAAGACACCAAGAATAAAATGGCAAGCTTGCATGAAGAGAATGGTGTGATCCGTAAATGTGTCGCAAGTCTG aaagaaagcgTGAAGTCCCTTGGTATAAAACTTGTTTCGCTAGAGGAG AATACAAAAGCCCACGAGGAAAGAAATACTTTTGTGTTTGAAGCATTATTGTTTCTGCGTTCAAGGGAACACTTTAAGAACTTTTTACTGGAAATAGTCTCTCAGAAGGATAGCATGTTGCAAGCCCTGATGGGAGAAATT GAGCTGAAACAGAAAATGGGTCACTTGCTAGTAACTGTATTACAGACTTTGGCCAACttatgcccattcattgaaaatTGGAACAAAGTCCTACAAAGATTAGAAACATTTCTGGAAGGGCCACAACTTTGGATGAAATCACCTcg CCTTAATGTTGAACATcatgaggaggaggaattgggCGAAACAAATGAACAATTGGAACAAAGCACACTTGAAGCAGAGTTTCAAGCTTCCACAAACTGTATGATGAATTGTGACAGTTGCTGCTTTGAGAGAGCGAACATCAGAACTTCCAAAGAGTACTGTGGAGCCAATCTAAGCAAAAAAGCTTTGCAAAATGTAGATGCCATCACTTTCAGCAACCAAACATTAACACAAACGCCAGAAAAAGACCAAATATTGGTACAGTGTCAGACCTGGAAAAAATTGTTAGGAGGGAAAAAATGTTGGAATCCAGAAGGAAGGCTGGAAGCCATTTTGGAAATTTCTAAGATATTGGCAAATGACAAGAATACTGtgttaaatgaaaaaaaagagtCACGTAAAGAGGAACATAAAATTCAGCCAGAACAGAAGGGAAACCTAGCTGCAGCTATAAAACTGAAAGAATTGGTTCTTAGAATTCTCAAAGATCTCTGCGAGGGTGTATCAGAAAGCAATGTGACAAATCTATACGCCCAACAGATGATAAAAGTACTTCAGCTGTGGATTTCTGAAGGGGAAGGAAACTTTCTGTTTCAGGAAAACTCAAAAGAAACAAAGGAGAATTTTCAAATGGACAAAAGGATGCCAAACTTCACTCAG TCTGCAGAACCAACAAAGTGTGAGGAGTTGAATCACAGCAGTGACAGCGTAACATTCGTTGGCATGAAAAATGAGCTACCCCATTGTTTTTCAATGGCTCATCAATGTTCAGCACATCAAGAAGACAACAATAGAATGAGTG ATGAAAAATACTCTGAAATGGAAAAACCTGCATTGCTaatgaaaaacagaaaacccAGCAAG ATTTATCAGATTCCCAGGACTGGACTGGAGATCAAAGTGATAGAAGAGCTTTCTATTTCATGCCATAGTGAATTGAACTACAGAAAAGTATTGATTTCCCCCCATaggtttgtttatttccttgttggGAATAATAGTCTTCAGAGTTAA